CATCGCTCTCACTCTGATCCAGCCGATGGTGAAAAAGTCCGTCGTCTTTTACTGGACCTACCGGCTGGCGCTGTGGGTATCGGTGCTGTGGTCGGCCCTGTCCGTCATCGCCGCCCAGGGTTGGGGTGCCGACGCACTCGATCCCCTCTTGAGCCTGGCGCCCGGCCAGTCCGTGGACTTGGGCTGGATTGTTCCTACCGCTATCGCGGCAGTCATCGGCCTCGTTGTCGATATCGCCACCAAGGCCGGCGAGAAGCACGCCGCCGCCAACCCGCAAGCGGAAGAACCGGCCGAGGCTGAGGCCCTCGCAGAGGCCTAGTCGCCTTTCGCTTCCTCCACACTCCCCTCCCTCTCCGCACTGCATCGCAGCGCCGAGGCGGAGGGGAGTTTTCTGTGCGTCTCTAGCTCCCCACGCAGCCTTGCTGCATCGCCCCGCCCGGAATAGTCGGCCGGCGCGTACCGTTGGAAGGAGAGAACTTATAGAGCATCTACCGAAGCAAAGGAAGGCCCTCCACCGTGACCGAACGCGCGCATCTTTCCGTCTTGGACTTCTGCACCATCTATGAGGGCGAAACCCCAGCACAGTCCATCGCCCGCTCCGTGCAATTGGCACAGGAAGCAGAGAAACTGGGCTACTCCCGCATGTGGTACACCGAGCACCACAATATGAAGTCCATCATGTCCTCTTCCCCGGCCGTGCTCATCGCGCACATCGGTGCGAAGACCGAGCGCATCCGCTTGGGCTCCGGTGGTGTGATGCTGCCCAACCACTCCCCTTATGTCATCGCCGAGCAATTCGGCACCTTGGAGGAGATGTACCCCGAGCGCATTGACTTGGGCGTGGGCCGCGCCCCCGGCACGGACATGAATACCCTGGGCCGCGCCCTGCGCCGCGACGCCCACTCTGCCGAGCGCTTCCCCGAAGACGTCAAGGAGCTCAACTCCTACCTCGAGGGCAAGTCCTATATTCCGGGAGTCAGCGCCATTCCAGGCGCGAATACCAACGTGCCTATCTATATTTTGGGCTCGTCCATGTTCGGCGCCTCGCTGGCCGCCAAGCTCGGCCTGCCTTATGCCTTTGCCTCCCACTTCGCCCCGCAGCACCTCGAGCAGGCCACCACCTACTACCGCGAGCACTTCCAGCCCTCCGAGCGCTTTAGCAAGCCCTATGTCATCGCCGGCGTCAACGTCACCGCCGCCGATACCACCCAAGAGGCACAGGAAGAATACGAGCGCGTGTGCTTCAACCGCGTCAAGGCCTTCGCCGGCCGCGGCAAGCACCTCACCGATGAGCAGGTAGAGCAGATCATCGGCTCGTACCAGGGCCAGCAGATCCTCGACATGCTGAAGTACTCCGCCGTCGGCACCGCCGATGAGGTGGCCGCCTACCTCGATACCTTCCAGGAGCACGCCAAGGCCGATGAGCTCATGGTCTCTCTGCAGTCCAGCTCGCACGAAGAAGTAATCAAGAATATGCAGCTGCTCGCGCAGGGCTGGCAGCTCGATCCGGCACGCGTAGCCGGCACCCCGAGCTAGTCTTCGGCCCGCACCTGGCCTAAGTGGTCGATGGGAACGCCGGGGAACCGTTCTCGGAGCTTTCCCTCGAGTTCCCGCGGGCCCAGGTTCGCCTGCTCCGGCAGGCGGGCCGAATACCGCTGGGCCTCGTCCAAGGTAGAAACGCGCACCCCACCTGGGATTAGCGCAAGAAAATTCTGATCCGGCTCGAGCGAATAGAACTGCACGCGCTCTAGCTCGGAGGCGGCGAAACTGGTCCGCTGGTGGGGCAAGGAAATCTCCTCACCGATGCGCAGCACCGGACGCGTCCTGCGCCGCCCTGAGGCCACCACCGCCAGCATGGCGCACAGCGCCCCGCCTAGGGGCATGAGCGCGGCAATGAGATAAACGAAGTGCAGGCGCGTACCAGCCGGTTCCTGCAGCGCCGAGTAAATAAGCACCCCACCGATAACCAGCAGGGCGACGGCAATGATGACCGCCACCGCTACCGCCTTGCCTAGGCGCACGCTGCCACTGGCCTCGCGTACTTCAATCGTTTCGGTGCTCTCATCCACGGTCACTTAGCCTAGCGTGCTCGCCTACTAACTCGGCGCTGGTCGGACGGCGCGTGGCCTTTTCCTTTGCTTTCCCCTCGACCGGGCGGGGCTCGCATGCTCGGTAGCTTCATTGCATTAGCGCGCCTTTGCAAAATGGAATAGCATTACTGTGTTTCGCTCCGCTGGGAAAGGCCCCGGAGAAACTAAGGACAAAGGTTGAATGAGCCCACGCGATAAACAGCAGCATAAGAAGATCGCTGATTACCTGCGGGAACAGATCAGCTCCGGCGTGCTGCAACCAGGCAATTTCCTGCCCAGTGAAGCAGACTTGTGCGAGAAGTTTTCTTCTTCCCGCGGACCCGTGCGCCAAGCGGTAGCGGCTTTGCGGGCCGAAGGGCTGGTGTCATCTGGCCGCGGGCGCCGCTCCACCGTTTTGGCCTCCACCCAGGCCGAGCTTTTTGAGTCCATCTATTCCATTTCCAGTTGGCTAAGCGAATATGACGTGAATCCGCAGCAGCACACCCTGTGGCTGGCTCGCCGCCGCGCGCCGCGGGATATCACCCGCTTTCTGCGCGTAGACCCAGAACAAAATGTCGTATTTGTCCACCGCGTGCGCTATACCGAAGACCACCCCATTGCCATCGAGCGGATGTATTTCCCCATGGTGGTGGGAAAGCACATCCTAGACTTCGATGCGGATGCCGGCTCCATTCATGCACACCTGCGCGATTGCGGCGTGGATTTTGATAATGTGCGCCGCGAACTCACGTTGGAAGAAGCCGATGCGGAAGACGCCGAAGCGCTTGGCGTGGCTACGGGTACCCCGCTGTGGCGGTTGCAAATGGAGATTTCCAACCACTCCGGCGAACCGGTGGAATTGGCGGTCTATCTCTACCGAGCGGACCGCATGAAGCTGGCAATGAATAGCGTGCGCGGGGGTGTTTCACCCCTAGAAGTTATCCCCACACCTGGAAATTTTGCATAAGTTTCACGGCAGCTATACCCACCGGCTACCCTGCTTTCTATGAGAAGATTTCGCGCCGGCAGGGCGCTGGGCAGCCTCGCCATGGCGGCCGCTGTAGGAACCCTCTCGGCATGTTCCGCGGGCCATACCGCGGTGGTTGATACCACCCAGGCAGGCAGCGACGCCGCACCTTCTGCCCTCACCGTGGCCTCCACATCGGCCGCCACCTCGCTGGATTTCACCACCACAGGTGGCGCCGCCATCCCCGCCGTGCTTATGGACAACGTCTACGAGACCCTCGTGCGCATCGATGAAGACGGCTCCATTACCCCAGGACTTGCCACTTCGTGGGAGATCAGCGACGATGCCCGCACCTATACTTTCCACCTGCGCAAGGGCGTCACCTTTTCCAATGGCGATGCCTTTAACGCTGAGACCGCCGCCTTTTCCATTAACTACGTGCGCGAGAAGTGGACCAACGGCATCGCCGCCGCCATGGATCCGGTAGACAAGGTCACCGCAACCGAGGATCACACGCTAAAAGTACACCTCAAGCAGCCCTCCAATGGCTGGCTGTGGTCCATGGGAACGGCCACCGGCGCGATGATGACGCCACACGGCATGGATAACCTCGCTGCCCAACCGGTGGGTACTGGCCCCTATGAGGTGTCCCGCTTTGCGCCTTCGGAGTTCGTAGAGCTGCACGTTCGCGACGAATATTGGGGAAGACCCGCGGCACAGGATGTCACGGTCCGCTATTTCCCGGATACCATCTCCTCGGTCAATGCTCTGCAGGCCGGCGGCGTGGACGTGGTCTTGGGCGTGCAAAACCCGGAGCTTCTTGATGACGTCAAAGAGGGCATCGCTACAGAGGTCGGCACCACCAATGGTGAGGTGCTGTTGTCTATGAATAATGCCCGCGCGCCTTTCGACGATCCACGGGTGCGCCAGGCCGTGGCCTATGCCGTGGACCGCTCGGCGGCCAATGACATTTTGTGGAATGGCATGGCCAAGGACACCGGCGGCGCACCGATCCCGCCTACGGATCCGTGGTTCGAGGGCAAGCACTACTACAACTACGACCCAGATAAGGCCCGCCAGCTGCTCACGGAGGCCGGCGCGAAAGGCGCCGAAATCACACTGACCACGCCGACGCTGCCCTACGCCCAGACCGTCGCCGAGCTGCTGTACTCGCAGCTTACTGAGGTTGGTTTTAAGGTGACGCTGGAATCCGCCGAATTCCCGGCCGTGTGGCTAGGCCAAGTAATGGGAGCAAAGGACTATCAGATGTCGCTCATCTCCCACGTGGAGCCGCGCGATGTGCCCACCTTGTTCGGCGATCCGGACTATTACCTCAACTACGATTCCCCGCGCACCCGCGAGCTTTTGGCCCAGGCCGATTCCGCACCCGAGAAGGACTACCCCAAGCTCATGGCGCAGGCCGTGGATCAGATCATGGCGGATGCTGGCGCGCTGACGCTCATGAATATGCCCAATATCGTGCTCACCCGCGCTGGCGTGCGCGGATTACATCCGAATCAGGTCACCGACGCGCTCATCCTGCGCGACCTGACTTCTGCCGGCGCGGACGCGGACGCCAAAGCTGCCGCAGCCGATAACACCGAAAAGGAGGCCCGATGAGTTCCCTTCGCACCACGGGGCGCGCCATCGTGCGCCCGCTGCTGCGCTTTGTGTTAACGCTCTTTGTCGCCTCTGTCATCATTTTCGCGCTCATGCGCGCGGTGCCGGGCAACCCGGCGCGGGTGGCGCTGGGGGTGAATGCGACCGAAGAGGCCGTCGGCAAGCTGAGCTCCGAGCTGGGGCTGGACCGCCCGCTGCTCACGCAATATTGGGAGTGGTTTAAGGGCCTATTTACTGGCAGTTTTGGCCAGTCTTTGTCCTCGCAGCAGGATATTACGCCGCTGGTGCTGGATCGCGCCCAGGTCTCGCTCATCCTCATTGGCCTAGCGATGCTGCTGGCGCTGGCCGGGGCCATCCCGGTGGGCATGTGGTTGGCACTGCGCAACCGCACCCGCGGCGCGGATGTGGTTTCGGCCGGCACGCAGCTGGGCATTGCGGTGCCCAGCTTCCTCCTCGGCATCATTTTGGTGGCCATCTTTGCCGTCCATCTGGGCTGGCTGCCGGCCAATGGGTGGGTGCCGCCGAAGCAGGGCGCGGGCGAGTTTATCCGCCACCTTATTTTGCCGGTCATTGCGCTGGCCGTGGTGCAGGGCGCAATGCTGACGCGTTACGTGCGCTCGGCGGTGCTTGATGTACTGAATCAAGACTATATCCGCACCGCCCGTGCGCTCGGCCAGTCCCCGTGGGAGGCACTAAAGCGCCATGGCCTGCGCAATGCGGCGCTACCGGTGCTTACCGTGGCCGGCGTACAGCTAACCACAATGGTCGTAGGCGCTGTAGTAATTGAGTCCGTCTTTGTCATCCCCGGTATTGGTTCCATGCTTTTGGACGCGGTATCGGTGCGCGATCTGACCACGGTACAAACCCTGGTCATGCTGCTCGTTGCCTTCGCCTTGGTGGTCAATGCGCTAACGGATGTGGCCTACCGATTCATCGATCCGCGCATCACGGCAGGTGAAAAGTAATGAAGCTGCGTTTTTCTGGCTGGCTGGGAGCCTTCCTCGTCGCCGCCACGGTGCTGGTGGCGCTACTTTCACTGGTGTGGACGCCGTATGACCCGACGCTGGCGCACCCGGATGTGCGCCTTGCCGGTCCCAGCGCCGAGCATCTCCTGGGCACGGACCGCTTTGGGCGCGATACCGCCTCCCGCATCATGGCGGGCGCCCAGATTACGGTCTTCGTCGGGCTTGTGGCGGTGGGCATCGCCGCCCTCGTGGGCGTGCCCTTGGGCATCCTCGCCGGCATGCGCCGCGGCAGGTGGGCCGATGCGCTGGTGATGCGCGGCGCGGATCTACTGCTTGCTTTCCCCGCGCTGCTGTTGGCGATCATTGCCGGCGCGGTGTGGGGCCCCTCGACGCTGACGGCCATGATTGCCATCGGCATCGCCGGCATTCCCTCCTTTGCCCGCGTGGCGCGTTCGGGCACGCTGCAGGTTATCACGCAGGACTTTATTTCCTCCGCGCGCATTTCCGCGGTTCCGGGCTGGAAGGTAGCGTGGCGCCATATCCTGCCCAATATTGCCGGACTGCTCATCGTGCAGGCCTCCGTCTACTTCGCCCTCGCCATCCTGGCTGAGGCCGGCCTGTCCTACCTCGGCCTGGGCACTGCCCCACCGGCGGCCTCGTGGGGCCGGATGCTGCAGGATTCCCAGTCGCTGCTGGGCACCGCTCCCCTGCAGGCCTTCTGGCCGGGGCTGGCCATTGCTGCGACGGTGCTGGGCTTTAACCTGCTTGGCGACGCCCTCCGTGACCTCCTCGATCCCCGCCTGAAAGGATCCACGCGATGAGCCTGCTCCACGTAGATGACCTGACGGTTACCGCCACCGGGTCCACCACTGCCCTACTCGGCCCCATCAATATTGAGCTCGCGGCCGGCGAGAAGCTCGGCATCATTGGTGAATCCGGCTCCGGCAAGTCCCTCACGGCGCTATCCATCATGGGCCTTCTGCC
This genomic stretch from Corynebacterium tuberculostearicum harbors:
- a CDS encoding LLM class flavin-dependent oxidoreductase; amino-acid sequence: MTERAHLSVLDFCTIYEGETPAQSIARSVQLAQEAEKLGYSRMWYTEHHNMKSIMSSSPAVLIAHIGAKTERIRLGSGGVMLPNHSPYVIAEQFGTLEEMYPERIDLGVGRAPGTDMNTLGRALRRDAHSAERFPEDVKELNSYLEGKSYIPGVSAIPGANTNVPIYILGSSMFGASLAAKLGLPYAFASHFAPQHLEQATTYYREHFQPSERFSKPYVIAGVNVTAADTTQEAQEEYERVCFNRVKAFAGRGKHLTDEQVEQIIGSYQGQQILDMLKYSAVGTADEVAAYLDTFQEHAKADELMVSLQSSSHEEVIKNMQLLAQGWQLDPARVAGTPS
- a CDS encoding GntR family transcriptional regulator, producing the protein MSPRDKQQHKKIADYLREQISSGVLQPGNFLPSEADLCEKFSSSRGPVRQAVAALRAEGLVSSGRGRRSTVLASTQAELFESIYSISSWLSEYDVNPQQHTLWLARRRAPRDITRFLRVDPEQNVVFVHRVRYTEDHPIAIERMYFPMVVGKHILDFDADAGSIHAHLRDCGVDFDNVRRELTLEEADAEDAEALGVATGTPLWRLQMEISNHSGEPVELAVYLYRADRMKLAMNSVRGGVSPLEVIPTPGNFA
- a CDS encoding ABC transporter substrate-binding protein; amino-acid sequence: MRRFRAGRALGSLAMAAAVGTLSACSAGHTAVVDTTQAGSDAAPSALTVASTSAATSLDFTTTGGAAIPAVLMDNVYETLVRIDEDGSITPGLATSWEISDDARTYTFHLRKGVTFSNGDAFNAETAAFSINYVREKWTNGIAAAMDPVDKVTATEDHTLKVHLKQPSNGWLWSMGTATGAMMTPHGMDNLAAQPVGTGPYEVSRFAPSEFVELHVRDEYWGRPAAQDVTVRYFPDTISSVNALQAGGVDVVLGVQNPELLDDVKEGIATEVGTTNGEVLLSMNNARAPFDDPRVRQAVAYAVDRSAANDILWNGMAKDTGGAPIPPTDPWFEGKHYYNYDPDKARQLLTEAGAKGAEITLTTPTLPYAQTVAELLYSQLTEVGFKVTLESAEFPAVWLGQVMGAKDYQMSLISHVEPRDVPTLFGDPDYYLNYDSPRTRELLAQADSAPEKDYPKLMAQAVDQIMADAGALTLMNMPNIVLTRAGVRGLHPNQVTDALILRDLTSAGADADAKAAAADNTEKEAR
- a CDS encoding ABC transporter permease; amino-acid sequence: MSSLRTTGRAIVRPLLRFVLTLFVASVIIFALMRAVPGNPARVALGVNATEEAVGKLSSELGLDRPLLTQYWEWFKGLFTGSFGQSLSSQQDITPLVLDRAQVSLILIGLAMLLALAGAIPVGMWLALRNRTRGADVVSAGTQLGIAVPSFLLGIILVAIFAVHLGWLPANGWVPPKQGAGEFIRHLILPVIALAVVQGAMLTRYVRSAVLDVLNQDYIRTARALGQSPWEALKRHGLRNAALPVLTVAGVQLTTMVVGAVVIESVFVIPGIGSMLLDAVSVRDLTTVQTLVMLLVAFALVVNALTDVAYRFIDPRITAGEK
- a CDS encoding ABC transporter permease yields the protein MKLRFSGWLGAFLVAATVLVALLSLVWTPYDPTLAHPDVRLAGPSAEHLLGTDRFGRDTASRIMAGAQITVFVGLVAVGIAALVGVPLGILAGMRRGRWADALVMRGADLLLAFPALLLAIIAGAVWGPSTLTAMIAIGIAGIPSFARVARSGTLQVITQDFISSARISAVPGWKVAWRHILPNIAGLLIVQASVYFALAILAEAGLSYLGLGTAPPAASWGRMLQDSQSLLGTAPLQAFWPGLAIAATVLGFNLLGDALRDLLDPRLKGSTR